From Synechococcus sp. UW69, the proteins below share one genomic window:
- a CDS encoding serine aminopeptidase domain-containing protein, with the protein MQILAMHGWAGHAGAWSHWRKHFEQGGATWNVAERGYGIKKPIPPAWTTSPKRNGPKRNGPERNVLIAHSLGLHLLPASVLEKASAVVLLGSFTRFVPDGRAGRSIGAALQGMQAALGTDQELPMLERFLDKAASPHALSALPPNPLLQGLTTLGRQRLQQDLDLLADCRTLPTGWPDTVPVLVVQGERDAVVPAESAQQLIDALGHQPLTLHRDPTWGHALITPRVFVVVQRWLEGL; encoded by the coding sequence ATGCAGATCCTGGCAATGCATGGTTGGGCAGGCCACGCCGGCGCTTGGTCCCACTGGCGAAAGCACTTCGAGCAGGGGGGGGCCACCTGGAACGTCGCCGAACGGGGCTATGGCATTAAGAAGCCCATTCCACCGGCATGGACCACCTCCCCAAAACGAAACGGCCCAAAACGAAACGGCCCGGAACGAAACGTGCTGATCGCCCACTCCCTGGGGCTCCATCTGCTGCCAGCATCCGTCCTGGAGAAGGCATCGGCAGTGGTGCTGCTTGGCAGCTTCACCAGATTTGTACCGGATGGGCGAGCAGGGCGCTCTATCGGGGCCGCTCTACAGGGAATGCAGGCAGCCCTGGGCACTGACCAGGAACTGCCGATGCTGGAACGCTTCCTCGACAAAGCAGCTTCACCTCATGCCCTCAGCGCCCTGCCCCCCAACCCCCTGCTGCAGGGCCTGACGACCCTGGGGCGCCAGCGTCTCCAGCAGGATCTGGACCTGCTGGCGGACTGCCGGACTCTGCCGACGGGGTGGCCAGACACCGTTCCTGTTCTGGTGGTGCAGGGCGAACGGGATGCAGTCGTGCCTGCAGAGTCAGCGCAACAGCTCATCGATGCACTGGGGCATCAACCGCTGACCCTCCATCGCGACCCGACATGGGGTCACGCGCTGATCACACCAAGGGTCTTCGTGGTGGTACAGCGATGGCTGGAGGGCCTGTGA
- a CDS encoding 8-amino-7-oxononanoate synthase, whose product MRDQASPIHPARRRRLRSWDSGQEPWQLRDPSGTRQLLDLASNDYLGLSRHPTVVAAAMEAMASDGVGAGGSRLITGTRPRHLELESALATWLDRKRVLLFPSGFQANIAAVTALSERHTTVLVDRLIHHSLLAGIRTSGARLQRFAHNDLQDLDQRLQRLKHATTTPLVVTESLFSMEGTSPDLKGMADLCAHHGAHLLVDEAHGLGVLGPEGRGLCHGLRQPVALVSGTFGKAFGSGGAFLAGDHTTMERLLQTSGAFRYTTALAPPLVAGAQAALNLIQSNPTWGSELCQRSEFWRTALMNQGWPRPPGSGPVLPLLVGGDQDALDLQQELEQAGLLSVAIRPPTVPEGTSRLRLVLRRDLPEGTLEQLLAALCAR is encoded by the coding sequence ATGCGGGACCAGGCTTCTCCCATTCACCCGGCGCGCCGCCGTCGCCTGCGGAGCTGGGACTCCGGCCAGGAACCCTGGCAACTGCGAGATCCGTCTGGAACGCGCCAACTTCTCGATCTGGCCAGCAACGACTACCTCGGCCTCAGCCGGCATCCCACTGTCGTCGCGGCGGCGATGGAAGCCATGGCCTCCGATGGGGTCGGGGCCGGTGGCTCTCGACTCATCACAGGCACCCGACCACGTCATCTGGAGCTGGAGTCGGCTCTCGCTACTTGGTTGGATCGGAAGCGGGTGCTGCTATTCCCCAGTGGATTTCAAGCCAATATCGCCGCCGTAACAGCCCTGAGTGAACGGCACACCACCGTGTTGGTGGACCGGCTGATTCACCACTCGCTGCTGGCAGGCATCCGCACGAGTGGGGCACGGCTGCAACGATTTGCCCACAACGATCTTCAGGATCTCGACCAGCGTCTGCAGCGGCTGAAGCACGCAACGACAACACCTCTGGTGGTGACCGAAAGCCTCTTCAGCATGGAAGGCACCAGTCCCGACCTGAAAGGCATGGCCGACCTGTGTGCCCACCACGGTGCACATCTGCTGGTCGACGAAGCCCATGGCCTAGGCGTGCTGGGTCCAGAAGGCCGCGGGCTTTGCCATGGACTCCGACAGCCAGTGGCTTTGGTCAGCGGCACCTTTGGGAAAGCTTTCGGCAGCGGAGGCGCCTTTCTCGCAGGGGATCACACCACGATGGAACGGCTGCTTCAGACCAGTGGCGCCTTCCGTTACACCACGGCCCTGGCGCCACCGCTGGTGGCTGGGGCCCAAGCCGCCCTGAACTTGATCCAGTCCAACCCGACCTGGGGATCCGAGCTGTGCCAACGCTCTGAATTCTGGAGAACAGCACTCATGAACCAGGGCTGGCCGCGCCCCCCAGGGAGCGGACCAGTTCTCCCCTTGCTGGTCGGTGGGGACCAAGACGCTCTCGACCTTCAGCAAGAGCTGGAGCAGGCCGGTCTGCTTTCGGTCGCGATCCGACCACCCACAGTGCCTGAGGGCACCTCCCGGTTGCGCCTGGTGCTGCGGCGGGACCTGCCGGAGGGCACATTGGAGCAACTGCTCGCAGCCCTCTGCGCACGATGA
- a CDS encoding DUF3143 domain-containing protein, with product MAALPPESTPLNQHSLRALEAWLQQMGAIRMDDNPCQWMLERSEWRALLLLEREDLKVIWHPGSLEAMVQCSLPYGLSRADVEAAIQAGP from the coding sequence ATGGCCGCCCTGCCCCCGGAGAGCACCCCGCTGAATCAGCACTCTCTCCGGGCGCTTGAGGCCTGGCTTCAGCAGATGGGTGCGATTCGCATGGATGACAACCCCTGCCAGTGGATGCTTGAGCGTTCTGAATGGAGGGCCCTGCTGCTGCTTGAGCGGGAGGATCTCAAAGTGATTTGGCACCCCGGTTCGCTGGAAGCGATGGTGCAGTGTTCTCTGCCTTACGGCCTCTCCCGAGCCGATGTCGAAGCGGCGATTCAGGCGGGTCCTTGA
- a CDS encoding aldo/keto reductase, with protein sequence MALPTRRFGRTELEIPLLSLGGMRFQQSWTDLPPDEITPASQTQVETTLKRAVDLGFHHVETARHYGSSERQLGWALPRTPDPSRLLQSKVPPRPDPAAFEAELELSFERLGCDRLDLLAIHGINLPEHLDQTLQPGGCMEVVRRWQADGRIGYVGFSTHGPTALIADACASGAFDYVNLHWYYIRQDNGPALDAARRQDMGVFIISPTDKGGHLHTPSQRLLELCAPLHPIVFNDLFCLQDPRVHTISVGAARPEDLDLHLEALQLLPDATALIAPVDQRLRRAADDALGRDWMTTWFVGLPPWHATPGDINLPVLLWLYNLLEAWDLESYAKARYRLLGSGGHWFAGANADAFDGEVSAQELQTVLQASPWRERIPDILLSLKDRLKGASQMRLSSV encoded by the coding sequence ATGGCGCTGCCCACCCGTCGATTCGGCCGCACGGAGCTCGAGATTCCCCTGTTGTCTCTTGGTGGAATGCGGTTTCAGCAGAGCTGGACCGACCTTCCCCCAGACGAAATCACTCCCGCCTCCCAGACCCAGGTCGAAACGACCCTGAAGCGAGCGGTGGATCTGGGCTTTCATCACGTTGAAACGGCGCGGCACTACGGCAGTTCCGAGCGTCAGCTTGGTTGGGCCCTGCCGCGTACGCCCGACCCTTCACGTCTGCTTCAGAGCAAAGTGCCACCCCGGCCAGATCCCGCCGCGTTTGAAGCGGAACTGGAGCTCAGCTTTGAGCGGCTGGGTTGTGATCGCCTGGATCTGCTGGCCATCCATGGCATCAACCTGCCGGAGCATCTCGACCAGACCCTTCAGCCTGGGGGATGCATGGAGGTGGTGCGCCGCTGGCAGGCGGATGGACGGATCGGCTATGTGGGCTTTTCAACCCATGGACCCACGGCGTTGATCGCTGATGCCTGCGCCTCAGGTGCCTTCGACTATGTGAACCTGCATTGGTATTACATCCGTCAGGACAACGGTCCAGCCCTGGATGCTGCCCGCCGTCAGGACATGGGGGTGTTCATCATCAGTCCCACGGACAAAGGCGGCCATCTGCACACGCCGTCCCAACGGCTACTGGAGCTGTGTGCACCACTGCATCCCATCGTGTTCAACGATCTGTTTTGTTTGCAGGATCCGCGGGTGCACACCATCAGTGTCGGAGCCGCACGGCCAGAGGATCTTGACCTTCACCTGGAGGCGCTGCAATTGCTGCCGGATGCGACGGCTTTGATTGCCCCGGTGGACCAGCGGCTGCGGCGTGCGGCCGATGACGCGCTGGGTCGTGACTGGATGACCACCTGGTTCGTCGGGCTGCCGCCTTGGCATGCGACGCCGGGGGACATCAATTTGCCGGTGTTGCTTTGGCTGTACAACCTGCTTGAAGCCTGGGATCTCGAGAGTTATGCCAAGGCCCGTTATCGGCTGCTGGGCTCGGGAGGGCACTGGTTCGCCGGTGCCAACGCCGATGCCTTTGATGGGGAGGTCAGTGCGCAGGAGTTACAAACCGTTCTGCAGGCGAGTCCGTGGCGTGAGCGCATCCCCGACATCCTGCTCAGCCTCAAGGACCGGCTCAAAGGGGCATCCCAGATGCGACTGTCGAGCGTCTGA
- a CDS encoding DUF2997 domain-containing protein, which produces MPQKTIRFTIRPDGRVEERVEGVAGEACQQLTEEVEAALGTVERQESTSEAFLQPEVQSQILPAHTN; this is translated from the coding sequence ATGCCCCAGAAGACCATTCGTTTCACCATTCGGCCCGATGGTCGTGTGGAAGAGCGGGTCGAGGGGGTTGCTGGTGAGGCGTGCCAGCAGCTCACTGAAGAAGTTGAAGCTGCACTTGGAACGGTTGAACGTCAGGAGTCCACATCCGAAGCGTTTCTGCAGCCTGAAGTCCAGTCCCAGATTCTTCCCGCTCATACGAACTGA
- a CDS encoding ferredoxin, which yields MADPSSYAFSAPARPQEQPTGREPLLGGDMRDQAVWVDEAVCIGCRYCAHVASNTFVVEPHLGRSRAIRQDGDSTECIQEAIDTCPVDCIHWVAFESLETLKQNLIRQNLQPRPQG from the coding sequence CTGGCTGATCCTTCTTCTTACGCCTTTTCAGCCCCCGCTCGGCCGCAGGAGCAACCAACAGGGCGTGAGCCCTTGCTCGGCGGAGATATGCGAGACCAGGCCGTCTGGGTTGACGAGGCCGTCTGCATTGGCTGTCGCTATTGCGCCCACGTGGCTTCCAACACTTTTGTTGTTGAGCCGCATCTAGGACGCTCCAGAGCGATCCGACAGGACGGTGACTCCACCGAATGCATCCAGGAGGCCATCGATACCTGTCCCGTTGATTGCATTCACTGGGTTGCCTTCGAGTCGCTTGAAACGCTGAAGCAGAACCTGATTCGCCAGAATCTTCAACCTCGTCCTCAGGGTTGA
- a CDS encoding HEAT repeat domain-containing protein: protein MTDDRSQQKDQGLSNLSVDPELLARELAAEEDVDPLDAIQLDNTDQDSSLEIARACDQALIWLRGKHGERLQGLQVFCEYRDPRAIALLLPLLQNSCPVERMSAVYALGRNPSPPAVEPLLQLLQMDANAYVRKAAAWSLGNFPDAPVLNPLIRALQTDVAAVRLWCPGSLAEAGSRSPVKADPAAGQLLVSLRIDSEAVVRSNCIWALGRLIDQLVQPRQAEIVEALVSALLHDGEISVRDEARTALEQLEDPLVLERLQTLINDGFIL from the coding sequence ATGACTGACGATCGCAGCCAACAGAAGGACCAGGGGCTCTCCAACCTTTCCGTGGATCCTGAACTTCTGGCGCGCGAGCTGGCGGCCGAAGAGGACGTGGATCCGCTTGATGCGATCCAGCTCGACAACACCGATCAGGATTCCTCCCTGGAGATTGCCAGGGCCTGTGACCAGGCTCTGATCTGGTTGCGGGGCAAACACGGAGAACGTTTGCAGGGTTTGCAAGTGTTTTGCGAATACCGCGACCCCAGGGCGATCGCCTTGCTGCTGCCTCTGCTGCAGAACTCCTGTCCAGTGGAACGGATGAGTGCGGTCTACGCCTTGGGTCGTAATCCATCGCCTCCGGCCGTTGAACCGCTGCTGCAGCTGCTGCAGATGGATGCCAATGCCTACGTCCGTAAGGCCGCGGCTTGGAGTCTGGGCAATTTTCCGGATGCGCCGGTGCTCAATCCGCTCATCCGTGCCTTGCAGACGGATGTCGCTGCTGTTCGCCTGTGGTGTCCAGGCTCGTTAGCTGAGGCCGGCAGCCGTTCACCGGTGAAGGCAGACCCCGCTGCGGGGCAACTGCTTGTAAGCCTGCGCATCGACAGCGAAGCGGTGGTGCGCAGCAACTGCATTTGGGCCTTGGGTCGTTTGATCGATCAGCTGGTGCAACCGCGGCAAGCCGAGATTGTTGAAGCTCTGGTCAGTGCCCTGCTCCACGACGGTGAGATTTCCGTGCGTGATGAGGCCAGAACCGCTCTCGAACAACTGGAGGATCCGCTGGTGCTGGAACGTCTGCAGACGTTGATCAACGACGGATTCATCCTGTAA
- a CDS encoding methyltransferase domain-containing protein, whose translation MGSRADHTKGLRGGTAMAGGPVIRSDQVLERFSRAAPTYATDALLQRAMAWRLAQLSRRCAIPRGLWADLGSGTGHLAAALEASHPGQEVMRIDGSAAMLRSHPSGVQILRHDLSSGLPDLPVPPQLLASSFVLHWLPDPAQQLRTWVDALADEGWLALAVPIDGSFPQWQQAAQKASQNCTALTMPVRDQLMAALPDGVVQLEQCLSFTQHAANPLKLLRPMSNVGASVTNAGQLSPGQWKAVFRAWPQSDQSPRFALTWKMLILMVKR comes from the coding sequence ATGGGGTCACGCGCTGATCACACCAAGGGTCTTCGTGGTGGTACAGCGATGGCTGGAGGGCCTGTGATTCGCTCCGACCAAGTTCTGGAGCGGTTCAGTCGCGCAGCACCGACCTACGCAACCGATGCCCTGCTGCAACGGGCAATGGCCTGGCGTCTCGCCCAACTCAGCCGACGCTGCGCGATCCCGCGCGGCCTTTGGGCTGATCTAGGCAGCGGTACCGGTCATCTCGCCGCGGCCCTGGAGGCCTCTCACCCCGGGCAGGAGGTGATGCGAATCGATGGGAGTGCCGCCATGCTGAGAAGCCATCCCAGCGGGGTGCAGATCCTGCGGCATGACCTGAGCAGCGGACTGCCGGACTTGCCAGTGCCACCTCAACTGCTGGCCTCCAGCTTTGTTCTTCATTGGTTGCCGGATCCGGCGCAGCAACTTCGGACCTGGGTGGATGCGCTAGCGGACGAAGGCTGGCTGGCCCTAGCGGTGCCAATTGATGGCAGTTTTCCGCAATGGCAGCAGGCCGCCCAAAAGGCCAGTCAGAACTGCACCGCCTTGACCATGCCAGTGCGGGATCAACTGATGGCGGCCCTCCCCGATGGCGTGGTGCAACTGGAACAGTGCCTGAGCTTCACCCAGCACGCCGCCAATCCGCTGAAACTGCTGCGACCCATGAGCAACGTTGGCGCTTCGGTAACCAACGCTGGTCAACTGTCCCCAGGTCAGTGGAAGGCCGTCTTCCGGGCTTGGCCCCAATCCGATCAGTCGCCACGGTTCGCCCTGACCTGGAAGATGTTGATCCTGATGGTGAAGCGATGA
- a CDS encoding J domain-containing protein: MKDRPSPVSEARLSHHERLGVRPGVDAETLRQAFRRQSKALHPDTTQLPPDQASIAFQQLKESYDALLRQSQSTLNLDSSAVPTAPPLENQPRPDAWQGIGQRRPLSGGEWFSLLLLSIALLLSLVLGLGVALAQGRDWQVSPSWLADEQTQRTTVRSLTDGRPAPGEHPAESALSPGA; encoded by the coding sequence ATGAAGGACCGGCCGTCCCCTGTGTCCGAAGCCCGCCTCAGCCATCACGAACGGCTTGGCGTGCGCCCAGGGGTCGACGCTGAAACCCTGCGTCAGGCCTTTCGACGTCAATCCAAGGCCCTGCATCCCGACACGACGCAACTGCCGCCAGATCAGGCCAGCATTGCGTTCCAGCAGCTCAAGGAGTCCTACGACGCGTTGCTGCGCCAGAGTCAATCAACCCTCAACCTGGACTCATCAGCAGTGCCAACGGCACCGCCTCTGGAGAACCAACCCCGCCCCGATGCCTGGCAGGGCATCGGTCAACGTCGACCTCTGTCTGGCGGTGAATGGTTTTCCTTGTTGTTGTTGAGCATTGCGCTGTTGCTCAGCCTGGTGCTGGGGTTGGGGGTAGCTCTTGCACAGGGGCGCGACTGGCAGGTGTCACCCAGCTGGTTGGCGGATGAGCAGACTCAAAGAACAACCGTGCGTTCGCTGACTGATGGCCGCCCTGCCCCCGGAGAGCACCCCGCTGAATCAGCACTCTCTCCGGGCGCTTGA
- the rsmG gene encoding 16S rRNA (guanine(527)-N(7))-methyltransferase RsmG translates to MAATAPEPAYWDALGWQPSQAQRDQLVALQGQLQSWNQKVNLTRLVDGDDFWVGQVFDSLWPLKGELQSPEQPLHWIDVGTGGGFPGLAIAIALPKARVTLLDSVGRKTAAVEAMANTLGLADRVRVRTERIETTGRDGAFRGSFDRAVARAVAAAPVVAEYLVPLLNTDGQALLYRGQWNDTDAVPFNKALRLLQARLVEVQHRQLPNERGTRHLLRVQPNGPCPRSYPRAVGTPSREPLGT, encoded by the coding sequence ATGGCCGCCACCGCGCCTGAACCGGCGTACTGGGACGCACTGGGATGGCAGCCATCGCAAGCGCAGCGCGACCAGCTGGTCGCCCTTCAGGGCCAGCTACAGAGCTGGAATCAAAAGGTCAACCTCACGCGCCTGGTTGATGGTGATGATTTCTGGGTGGGTCAGGTCTTTGACAGCCTCTGGCCGCTGAAGGGAGAACTGCAATCACCGGAACAGCCGTTGCACTGGATTGATGTGGGCACCGGGGGTGGATTCCCCGGGCTGGCCATCGCCATTGCCCTGCCCAAGGCACGGGTGACCCTTCTGGATTCAGTTGGGCGCAAGACAGCCGCCGTTGAAGCCATGGCCAACACCCTGGGGCTGGCTGATCGAGTGCGCGTCCGCACCGAGCGGATCGAGACCACCGGTCGCGACGGCGCGTTCCGCGGCAGTTTCGATCGAGCCGTGGCCCGGGCCGTGGCGGCAGCCCCTGTGGTGGCCGAATACCTCGTGCCCCTGCTGAACACGGACGGGCAGGCCTTGCTCTATCGCGGCCAGTGGAATGACACCGATGCCGTGCCGTTCAACAAGGCCCTACGCCTGCTTCAGGCCCGTCTGGTGGAGGTTCAGCACCGGCAGCTCCCCAACGAACGCGGCACACGCCATCTGTTGCGGGTGCAACCGAACGGGCCCTGCCCCCGCAGCTACCCGAGGGCCGTGGGAACGCCGAGCCGTGAACCCCTTGGGACGTAA
- the bioA gene encoding adenosylmethionine--8-amino-7-oxononanoate transaminase, giving the protein MAKAAVAAMGQIRHPNLWPPFTQMAKAASSQRVVSGDGALLIREEGEPLIDAISSWWVTLHGHAHPVLAKAIADQAACLEQVIFADFTHKPAEQLAVRLSGICGLQRLFFSDNGSTAVEVALKIACQWWANRGQPRHQIVAFDGAYHGDTFGAMAVGERNLFSAPFEDKLFPVARVPWPATWWDDDDVEAKESAALEVLERVLETPTAAVILEPLLQGAGGMAMVRPEFLRQVEARTRQAGSLLIADEVLTGFGRCGDWFASRRAGIRPDLMALSKGLTGGCLPMGVTMASEEVFEAFVGEDPCLTLWHGHSFTANPLGCAAANASLDLLERNPAAFQQFEERHRPHLEQLARHPRVQRPRLTGTVAGFDLVVDGTSGYLNPAGPKLKRLAMENGVFLRPLGQVVYLLPPLCISDAQLERCYAVIAMALDQL; this is encoded by the coding sequence ATGGCAAAAGCTGCAGTTGCTGCCATGGGGCAAATACGACATCCAAATCTTTGGCCCCCCTTCACGCAGATGGCTAAAGCAGCCAGCTCTCAACGGGTGGTCTCTGGGGACGGTGCCCTGCTGATCCGCGAGGAAGGAGAGCCCCTGATCGATGCCATCAGCAGCTGGTGGGTCACCCTGCATGGCCATGCCCATCCGGTGTTGGCCAAAGCGATCGCCGATCAGGCCGCCTGCCTCGAGCAGGTGATCTTTGCCGACTTCACCCACAAGCCCGCGGAGCAACTAGCGGTGCGACTGAGCGGAATCTGCGGTCTGCAACGCCTGTTTTTTTCCGACAACGGGTCAACCGCGGTGGAAGTGGCCCTCAAGATCGCTTGCCAGTGGTGGGCCAACCGAGGACAACCTCGCCATCAAATCGTCGCCTTCGACGGGGCATACCACGGAGACACCTTCGGAGCGATGGCCGTTGGTGAACGCAACCTGTTCAGCGCGCCCTTCGAAGACAAGCTCTTTCCCGTCGCCCGTGTTCCCTGGCCAGCCACCTGGTGGGACGACGACGACGTGGAGGCCAAGGAATCGGCGGCGCTGGAGGTGCTCGAACGCGTGCTGGAGACGCCGACAGCGGCAGTGATTCTCGAGCCTCTGCTTCAGGGAGCCGGCGGAATGGCCATGGTGCGGCCTGAATTTCTGCGGCAGGTGGAAGCACGAACCCGCCAGGCAGGATCGCTGCTGATTGCCGACGAAGTGCTGACCGGCTTCGGACGCTGTGGCGACTGGTTCGCAAGCCGGCGGGCGGGCATCCGGCCAGATCTGATGGCCCTTTCCAAAGGGTTGACGGGTGGATGCCTGCCGATGGGCGTCACCATGGCCAGTGAAGAGGTGTTCGAAGCCTTCGTCGGTGAAGACCCCTGCTTGACCCTCTGGCACGGCCACAGCTTCACCGCCAATCCACTGGGATGCGCCGCGGCCAACGCCAGCCTCGACCTGCTGGAGCGCAACCCCGCTGCATTTCAACAGTTCGAAGAACGGCATCGACCGCACCTAGAGCAGCTGGCACGGCATCCGCGGGTGCAGCGCCCTCGATTGACGGGGACTGTCGCCGGCTTCGATCTTGTCGTGGATGGGACCTCCGGCTACCTCAACCCGGCGGGTCCGAAATTGAAGCGACTGGCCATGGAAAACGGAGTCTTCCTGAGACCCCTGGGCCAGGTGGTCTATCTGCTGCCACCGCTCTGCATCAGTGATGCCCAGCTGGAACGGTGCTACGCGGTCATCGCGATGGCCCTTGATCAGCTCTGA
- a CDS encoding DUF1257 domain-containing protein: MSHFSTVKTELRQLEPLVKALEDMGYAPDQGERPVRGYRGQTVTADLAIAVQEGGDIGFRWNSASESYELVTDLDLWKQQIPVERFLSKLTQRYALNSVLAATSKEGFQVAEQIQAQDGSIELVVTRWDA, translated from the coding sequence ATGTCGCATTTCAGCACCGTAAAGACCGAACTGCGTCAGCTCGAGCCTCTGGTCAAAGCCCTCGAAGATATGGGCTATGCCCCTGATCAGGGGGAACGCCCCGTGCGTGGCTATCGCGGTCAGACCGTCACGGCCGATCTGGCTATCGCAGTGCAAGAGGGAGGCGACATCGGCTTCCGCTGGAACAGCGCATCTGAGTCCTATGAGCTGGTGACCGATCTAGATCTTTGGAAGCAACAGATTCCTGTGGAACGCTTCCTTTCTAAGCTCACCCAGCGCTACGCCTTGAACTCTGTTTTGGCAGCCACCTCAAAAGAAGGTTTTCAGGTCGCAGAACAGATCCAGGCACAGGATGGTTCGATTGAACTCGTGGTGACCCGCTGGGACGCTTGA
- the bioD gene encoding dethiobiotin synthase produces the protein MNSSFSRLVVCGTDTDVGKTVVSAWLVQGLEASYWKPVQSGLEGGGDRERVRQLLDLPPERMLPEAYAFQEPVSPHWAAELDATVLDPAQLQIPNHRGALVVETAGGLMVPLTRSWLQIDQLVQWQLPIVLVARSGLGTLNHTLLSLEALRKRNLKVLGLILNGPLHQDNPGTLEQFGDVPVLAQLPPQASLSATVLERLWHEQDLSTKFQQVLNQTSL, from the coding sequence ATGAACAGCAGCTTCAGTCGACTGGTGGTTTGCGGAACGGACACGGACGTGGGCAAAACCGTGGTGAGTGCATGGCTGGTACAGGGACTTGAAGCCAGCTACTGGAAACCGGTACAGAGCGGTCTTGAAGGCGGTGGTGACCGGGAACGGGTGCGCCAGCTCTTGGACCTCCCTCCGGAACGGATGCTGCCCGAGGCCTATGCCTTCCAGGAGCCGGTCTCCCCCCACTGGGCCGCCGAACTGGACGCAACTGTTCTCGACCCGGCCCAACTCCAGATTCCTAACCATCGGGGGGCCCTGGTGGTAGAGACCGCTGGAGGTCTGATGGTCCCCCTCACCCGCAGCTGGCTCCAGATCGATCAACTGGTGCAGTGGCAGTTGCCGATCGTGCTGGTCGCCCGGAGTGGGCTTGGAACCCTTAATCACACCCTGCTCAGCCTGGAAGCATTGCGAAAACGCAATCTCAAGGTGCTGGGACTGATCCTGAACGGCCCTCTGCATCAGGACAACCCCGGCACCCTCGAACAGTTCGGTGATGTTCCGGTGCTAGCGCAACTCCCACCGCAAGCCTCACTCTCAGCAACAGTTCTGGAGCGGCTTTGGCATGAGCAGGATCTCAGCACTAAATTTCAACAGGTGCTGAACCAAACTTCCCTGTGA